The DNA window GAATGGTGACGGGATGCAGGCCGTCCAGTTTTCTCCCTTTTGCAATGCCGTCCCGGATGGCGTCGGTGTATTCCTGCAACATGCCGTTTTTCTTGGTGACCTTGATGATGTCTTCCAGGCCGAGGTTGTAGCCCGACTTGATACAGGCTATGCAGTTGCGTGGAGGGGTATTGTTGAGCAGCTGGGAGCGCAGCTGCATCAGGTTTTCATCGTTGAACAGCCGGATCAGATTCTCCGGGTTGGCACACGCTTGGTCGATAAGCTGTTTTTTGGCTGGAAACTTGTGATGACAGCACGGTCCGTAGCCGGCGTCGGAAAGAATCAAGCACATCCAAGGAGCGAGACAACTTACGGTTTTCATGGCACATCCTTTGCAATTCTGTCTGTGAAGCGTCATAAGCTTGGTGCGGTCAGGCGTCTGTGCGAGAGCGGCATTAGCATTATGTAATTGTTTTAATAGGTTGCTTACAGTGGATACTACTTCATATTCGTATCTTGTTTCAAGCGATTTTGACGAAGCCGTCGCCCTTAAGGAGAGCGGACTCTTTTCAGAGGCGGCCTGGGTAGCTCGAGGCGCAGTGAAGAAAAAGGGCGGAACCCCCTGCTTCTTTTCTCTTCTTGCCGATTGCAGCCTTGCCATGGGGCATATTGAAGCTGCGGCAAAATATGCCACCAGGTCAGGAATGAAAGAAACGTGCCATTTCGCTGGTGTATCAGTCCCGAAGACGACCGTCGGCTCTGTTTTTATCGGCGGAACCGGGCGGTCGGGCACCAGCTTGCTGCGCCGGGCGCTCAATTCCAATCCGGACGTCGCCTCGGTTCCCGGCGAAACCAAATGCATCAATGACGAGCGATTCAGGCTCGCTCCCCACTGGTTCCATGGCCTGCCTTCCGGCAGTCGCGAACAGGGTGTGAAGGATCTGAAGCGGTTGTGGCGGGAACGTTTTTATTGTTACGTCCATCCGCACAAGGCCTCACTCAAGGACAACCAGTTACGTGGGTTCTGCCTGTGGTTGGACCGGGAGGCCATGGAGGCCGAACTGTCGCGCCTAGACGAACTGGTCCGTGCAACTTCTCTCCACGAGGTCGAGGCTATTTGGGGAGGCCTGTACGCGGCCCTTTTTAGACACCGCTCACAGGCCCAGGGAAAGTCCCATTGGGTGGAGAAGACCCCCAGGAACAGCTTTTTCGCCGAATACCTGTATTCGATCATCCCAGACATGAGGCTGATCAATATGGTCCGTGACGGGCGGGACGTGGCCCTGTCCATGCAGAATGTGGCCTGGGGTGAGAAGGACTACGTCAAGGCCCTGGATTGGTGGGCCGAGGAAATGAGGGAGACCATGCGGGTGGTGGACAGCCTGCCGGAAAGTGCCGTGCTCACGGTGCGCTATGAGGATCTGGTCACCGAGCCGAATGCTGTCATGGCCGGGATCGCGGATTTCATCGGGGCCACCCCATCCCATGATCTGGATATTTTCGCCAGTTCTGTCGGCCGCTGGAAGGACGAAATGCCGACCGAGGCCCAAGAACACGCCGTGACCCGTCATGGGGAGTTGCTCGAACGGCTCGGCTATGTGGCAACCGTGAGCGCTCACCGTATCGTTGCACCGACCTCGGTCCCAAGAATTGACTTTGACATGAAGAAGCGAAACGACGGCACCCGCTACATGACCGATCTGGTGCTGCCGCTGCATGCGGTCCTGAAATGCGTGACCATGCGAGAGGTGGGACAGGGCGGTGAACCGTGCTTTTTCCTGCGGCACGACGTGGACGACGACATGGACGCGGCCCTGCAGATGGCCCTGCTGGAAAAAGGGCATGGCATCCGGGCAAGCTATTTCTTGCTGCCGCCCAGCCCGACCCAGGGCAAGACCAACTATTACGGAACCATCGATGAAAACGGACTGCGTCCGAACCAAACGGTCATTGACCAGGCCCGGCAGCTCATCGAATGGGGCCACGAGGTCGGGCTGCACAACAATATTGCCGAATTGGCCGTGTACCTGAAACGCACCGTGGCCGAGGTCCTTGCGGAGCAGGTGGAATTCTTCGCAAGTCACGGGATCAAGCTGGTCGGTTCGGCCGCACACGGCGGGCCGTTCTTTCATGAAAACGGGTTTGTCAGTTTTGAAATATTTGCAGAGGCGGGCGTTAAGCCCGGCTTTGAACGCGGCAGGACCATCGAAGTGGACGGGCAGGTTCTGAAGCTCCACACACTCTCTCAGGCGGATTACGGATTTGCCTTTGAGGCGTATAGCTTGCCGTATGAAATAGGTCTGAACGACTCCAACGGAATGTGGGGCGGAAAACTCGTCCGCCATTCCCCGCACCCCGAACTGAATGAACTCAAGGGTGAGCGGTATCTGTCCGCTTTCCGCGAAATGGTGGCAACGGCGCATCCGAAAAGCGGTGTGCAAACGCTTCAGGTGCTGGTGCATCCCGAACACTGGGGCATCTGCTGACCGGAACGATCCAAGGTGATATAAAGCATGAAACAGCAAATCAACCAACAGAAGCTCGAGATAGCGGAAACTTTTTTCGGGTATTCCGGCATCGACATCGAGCATTTCACGGATCTGGCGGATGGGCCGAGGGACAAGGTGGTGGTGCATATCCCGGCCCGTTCCGGCTCTACCCGTATTGAGAACAAGAATATCAAGGAGCTTTGCGGAATTCCGCTCATAGCCTACACCATTGCCGTGGCCCGTGCCCTTCCGGTGGACCGGGTTATCGTGAACACGGACAGCAGCAAGATCGCCCGCATCGCTGAAAAACTGGGCGCTGAGGTTCCGTTTCTGCGGCCCGCCATGCTCAGCGCCGACAATATTTCTCCCGGACTCGCTGGCTATTATGCCGAGCGTTACCTCCTAAGCGCCGGCTATCCGCTGGACATCATGATCGATATGTACCCGACCTCGCCCTTCCGCAATGTGGGGAAGGTCTCTCGATATACCGAGGCCGTGACCAGGGCAGGCTATTGCGCTACCGCGTTTTTGCCGAATATACAGTTGGACAGGGTGCACACCAAGCAGGGTGTGCTTCTGGAGGAAGAGCAGATCCAGTGCGAGAAAGGGAATGTTCATTTCAAGCTGCTGGCTAATTTTCTTGGTAGAAGACTCCTTTCCAGCCAGAAGCGATGGTTTCATTATGAACTCATCGATGATCCCGTGGAACTGGTTGATATTGACACGCCCGAGGACTTTGCCCTGGCCGAGTTCCTCATTGAAAATGAACTCTACGACTTCGGGGTAGCCATATGAAGGCATTCATATCTTTTGGATACTACGATATCAGGGAACAGCAATTGACAAGCTCACCCGGGATCGTCCGTTACCTGCTGGACGATGTGCTTCGCTGCCTGGAGCAGTGCCCGGAACTGAGCTTGGGCGGGGTCCTGTACGCGCAGGAACTCTCATGCTCTCTTCCGGCTGGCTTGCCCTCGTACAAGCTGCGTTCCGGGGAGCGTACCTGGGAAGAGCTTTCCGCAATAAGAAAGATTCTTGAGGAGGAAGGATTTGATGACAACGAGGTCATGGTCTTCCGACCGGCCCAAGGCGCGATCCACGCTGAACGGGTTCTGCATTTTAGCGAGAGTCTGAATCCGGTAGCCTCTGCGTTGGTCGTTTCCGTAGTCAGGTTCATGTCGTTGTCCCACCCCATGTGGAATGTCCAGGTCGCCGACCAACGGTTTCTGTCGGCAGGGTCAATCAGGCAGCCGCGCAGCGGTCGCAAGCTTGTTGCCCCGCTGGCCAAGCTCTGCCCGGAACTCTGGAAAGCGTCCAAGGCAAAGGGGCTGGCCAGCGGTTCACAGCACCTGCAGAGCCTGTTCCATGACGACCAGGCCCTGTACGCGGCACGGATGGATTTGCTGCCAGAAAAGAGCGAGCACCTGGAGGTTTCGGAATCCGTAATCTGTCCCACCGACCCCGGAGCGGGAGACAACATCCTGTCCCGGCTCCCTGTTTTCCAGATGAGCCGGAGCCAGGTTTTTGATGTGACTGGTCTGGAAGCCCTGCTGGAAAGGCTGGTGGCCTGCAAGGGAGAATCGTTACGCGTGCGCGCAGCAGAATCAGCCCCGACTCGGATACACGCATAGAGAAGGTGTCGGGTTGATATCGTGCGCATAGGAATTATCAGCGACGCCCATGGCAACGCGCCTGGCCTGGCCCTGGCCCTCTCCTTCCTGGAGAGACAGGAAGTTGGGCAGATCATTTTTCTGGGTGATGCCGTGGGCTACATGGAACAGGCCGACGAGGTCTGCGGCATGCTTGAGCGGTCCCGGGCGATCTGTCTCATGGGCAACCACGAGGGTATGACCTGCGGCAGGCTGCCTGTTCCCGATGGCGTGGATGACCTGTTGCGCCTGCCCCCCAGCTGGGAATCGTTGCCCGGCGTTTGGCGGCAACAGGTGGAAGACAACGGCCCCCGGCTTGAACTGGACCTTGAGGGTTGTCGGCTGTTGTGCGTTCACGGCTCGCCTGAAAAACCGTTCACTCGCTACGTGAACAGTGAGGCGGCCGGACAACTGGATTTTGAGGCGGACGTGTTGCTCATGGGGCACACCCACCGACCGTTCGTGGTCCGCAACAGGGGGAGGCTCATCGTCAACCCCGGCTCCTGCGGCCTGCCCCGTGACCGGGGCGACCTGCTATCCCTGGCCGTGGTCGATCTTGATGGGATGGACGCACAGGTGTACCGGCTGCCGTTTCAGCCTCCGGCGTTCCTGGTCAAGGGAATGCACCCAAGGGCGGCAGCTCTTTTTGAACGAAAGGAACCGGATGTCTTCGGACACATATGGAGTTCTGGCATATGAACAAGCATAAGGGACCCTGTGTCCTGGTGACAGGGACCGGGGGTGGCGGCCTGGGCGAACAGCTGGTCAAGGCGCTTCGTCTGGCGGACGTGAAATACCATCTTGTTGCCACCGATGTGACCGAGCAGAGCGCCGGAATATCCCGCGGTGATGCATGGGAGATACTTCCCCCGGCATCGGCTCCGGGCTATTTTGATGCGCTCATGTCCGTGTGCGTCAAACACAATGTCGAGGTCCTCCTGCCCGGTTCCGAAGCGGAGATGAAGGTGTTGAGCGAACGTCGGGACGATGTCGCCGGTCAGGGTCTCTTCATGCCAATGAACTCCCGTACGATGATTTCTCTTTGCTCTGACAAGGTTCAGTTTTTTGAAAAGATGAATGCGCTGGGAATTGAGATTCCGTGGTTTCGGAGTATCCGCAAAGTGAAGGAAGTGGAGTCTCTCCCATCGTATCCGGCCGTGTTTAAGCCTTCTGTAGGGTCTGGGGGGTCGGCCAACACCTTCATCGTGCAAAGCCCGGATGAAGGGCGCATGATTGCCAGCTATCTCTGCACGTTGTATCCTGAGTTCATTGCCCAGGAGTATGTCGGCCAGCCGGATTCAGAGTACACGGTAGGCGTTCTGTCTGACTTGGACGGCCAGATCATTAATTCCATTGCCGTCAAACGAAACACTCTTTCGGCATTAAGTTGCCGGTTCAAGGCTGCCAACAGGACGGGCAGGAAGGATTTGGGCGACATGCTGGTCATCAGCAGCGGTATTTCGCAAGGGGAGATTGGACCGTTCCCGGAAGTGACCGGGCCCTGCGAAGCCATTGCGCAGAAGTTGGGGTCCATAGGACCATGCAATATCCAATTGCGACTGATGGATGGGAAAATATATCTTTTTGAAATCAATCCCAGGTTTTCAGGGACAACCTCTCTGCGGGCCATGGTGGGGTTCAATGAGCCGGACCTCCTTATCCGGCGTCATTTGTTGCGAGAAGAGATTGAACCAAGGTTTGATTATGACAGCGGTGTGATTATGCGGAGATTGGAAGAAACAATTGTCACAGGGAAGAAAGGTGTGTCGGCCTAAACCTTCGATAGGGTTGGTGTTGACGCAATGAGTTGTGTCCCAGGTATCTGTGTTTGAGCGAGCGGATTGAAAGGCTTTGGCCGGTTTCGTCCGGATGGTTCAGGACAAATTTGACACGGTAGTGGGAAAACAAAACAGCCATTTTAAGAAAATGGCAATGGAGCAAGGTATATGAAAAATGTAGCGCAACCTCATGAATGGTTAACGGACAGTGGATTGACCGATAACGGTCGTCAGGCGCGTAAATCCTACGGGAAATTTGTTTCCGGGTTAACAGATCTGCTCAAGCCCATATACCGCACTAGTCGGGTGTTGCACCTGTTGCAGTCACACCACTATGACACTGCCATGGGTGCCTATGCGTTGCCACCGCATACAATCAATTTTTGTATCAATACCAGTTGCAACCTGAAATGCCAGTACTGTGACCTCAACCATAGTCGGGAGGAGTGGGACGGCAGCGTGGCAAAACTCAGGGACAACCTTATCGAACCCAACAAACGGTTCGAACTACCTCTGGACGTCTGCAAGAAGGTCATTGACCAGGTGGCTTGGTTCAAACCTACCATCAGGATTCCTTGGGTAGAACCCCTGTTGTACAAGGATATCATGCCGTTCATCGAGTATACAAAATCTAAGGACTTACCTTTCTCCATGTTGACGAACGGCCTGCTCTTGCCCAAATTTGCCAAGCGGCTGGCCGAGGCGGGAATCGATGCCCTGCGCGTCTCACTGGACGGTCCTCGCGAAGTTCACGATAAGATGTGCGGCGTAAAGGGAACTTTTTCCAAGGTCATAGAAGGTCTCAAGATTCTCGTGGAAGAACGGAAGAAGCTCGGAATAGATATACAAATCGGTTGTTATTACACGGTGACAGACGATAATGACCATTGCCTTGTGGACTTTCTGGAAGAACTCGAGAAGGAGGGACTGCTTGGTGAGATCTTTGTAGGTTTCTTTATGTTCAATTATATCTCTAAAAATCTCGCAGAGTTGCACAACAAGAATCACGCAGATATTTGTGGATACCGTGCAGCGGAAACCAGTTCACAGTTTGCTGATATTTCCAAGTTGGATGTCCAAGGGCTTGTAGAGCAGCGCAAAGAGATTGAAAAGCGGTTCCAAGGTAAAACAAGGATCAATTTTAGGCCGTTCTTTTCGGAAAGAAACTTGAATTATTGTGTTTCTGACGAGTACGAGAGTTTCCCCGAAAGTCGTTGTGATGTGCATTGGCATACCCTTTATATCAATCCCCAAGGCGAGGTGAAGAGCTTCCCGCAGTGCTTCCTCGGCCAGGTCGGGAATGTCCAGGAATATTCCGTCATGGATATTTGGAACTGCGAAGCTATGCGGGATCAGCGCTTGAAACTCCGTGACCACCGTCTTTATGACGGTTGTAAACGTTGCTATTGCATTTATTCCAACCTTGAAGATGTTCAGGACAGCTGGGTTGACACCAGCAAGAAATAAGACATTAGGGGAATTGTGCTATGAGAATGAAAGAGGTCCTGTGCCCGGTGTGTTCCACCGGGCATTTCGATTATCTTTATCCCGATTATCGGGGCAAGTGCATCACTTCACAGATGTTCTTCCTCGACGGCCTGTGCCTGGAAAACAGGTGCTGCCGGGGATGCGGGTTCATATTCAATGCGGCCGGAACGCGAGGGCTTGGGGATGCCGTCTACAATTCCACCACCTGGAAGCCCAAGCCGCAGATTATGAGCTACTCCAAGGAGGTCAAGACCTCGCACCAGAAAGCGTGGGAGACCTTCCAGTCGTTGACGGACCTGCAGGAGAAGGGGGCCGTTCTCGACTTCGGGGGGGGCACCGGCGCCTTTCTCGAATGTTTTCATCACAGT is part of the Pseudodesulfovibrio sp. S3 genome and encodes:
- a CDS encoding sulfotransferase, producing the protein MKETCHFAGVSVPKTTVGSVFIGGTGRSGTSLLRRALNSNPDVASVPGETKCINDERFRLAPHWFHGLPSGSREQGVKDLKRLWRERFYCYVHPHKASLKDNQLRGFCLWLDREAMEAELSRLDELVRATSLHEVEAIWGGLYAALFRHRSQAQGKSHWVEKTPRNSFFAEYLYSIIPDMRLINMVRDGRDVALSMQNVAWGEKDYVKALDWWAEEMRETMRVVDSLPESAVLTVRYEDLVTEPNAVMAGIADFIGATPSHDLDIFASSVGRWKDEMPTEAQEHAVTRHGELLERLGYVATVSAHRIVAPTSVPRIDFDMKKRNDGTRYMTDLVLPLHAVLKCVTMREVGQGGEPCFFLRHDVDDDMDAALQMALLEKGHGIRASYFLLPPSPTQGKTNYYGTIDENGLRPNQTVIDQARQLIEWGHEVGLHNNIAELAVYLKRTVAEVLAEQVEFFASHGIKLVGSAAHGGPFFHENGFVSFEIFAEAGVKPGFERGRTIEVDGQVLKLHTLSQADYGFAFEAYSLPYEIGLNDSNGMWGGKLVRHSPHPELNELKGERYLSAFREMVATAHPKSGVQTLQVLVHPEHWGIC
- a CDS encoding YfcE family phosphodiesterase, with translation MRIGIISDAHGNAPGLALALSFLERQEVGQIIFLGDAVGYMEQADEVCGMLERSRAICLMGNHEGMTCGRLPVPDGVDDLLRLPPSWESLPGVWRQQVEDNGPRLELDLEGCRLLCVHGSPEKPFTRYVNSEAAGQLDFEADVLLMGHTHRPFVVRNRGRLIVNPGSCGLPRDRGDLLSLAVVDLDGMDAQVYRLPFQPPAFLVKGMHPRAAALFERKEPDVFGHIWSSGI
- a CDS encoding ATP-grasp domain-containing protein, encoding MNKHKGPCVLVTGTGGGGLGEQLVKALRLADVKYHLVATDVTEQSAGISRGDAWEILPPASAPGYFDALMSVCVKHNVEVLLPGSEAEMKVLSERRDDVAGQGLFMPMNSRTMISLCSDKVQFFEKMNALGIEIPWFRSIRKVKEVESLPSYPAVFKPSVGSGGSANTFIVQSPDEGRMIASYLCTLYPEFIAQEYVGQPDSEYTVGVLSDLDGQIINSIAVKRNTLSALSCRFKAANRTGRKDLGDMLVISSGISQGEIGPFPEVTGPCEAIAQKLGSIGPCNIQLRLMDGKIYLFEINPRFSGTTSLRAMVGFNEPDLLIRRHLLREEIEPRFDYDSGVIMRRLEETIVTGKKGVSA
- a CDS encoding radical SAM protein, with protein sequence MKNVAQPHEWLTDSGLTDNGRQARKSYGKFVSGLTDLLKPIYRTSRVLHLLQSHHYDTAMGAYALPPHTINFCINTSCNLKCQYCDLNHSREEWDGSVAKLRDNLIEPNKRFELPLDVCKKVIDQVAWFKPTIRIPWVEPLLYKDIMPFIEYTKSKDLPFSMLTNGLLLPKFAKRLAEAGIDALRVSLDGPREVHDKMCGVKGTFSKVIEGLKILVEERKKLGIDIQIGCYYTVTDDNDHCLVDFLEELEKEGLLGEIFVGFFMFNYISKNLAELHNKNHADICGYRAAETSSQFADISKLDVQGLVEQRKEIEKRFQGKTRINFRPFFSERNLNYCVSDEYESFPESRCDVHWHTLYINPQGEVKSFPQCFLGQVGNVQEYSVMDIWNCEAMRDQRLKLRDHRLYDGCKRCYCIYSNLEDVQDSWVDTSKK